From a single Fulvivirga ulvae genomic region:
- the rpsI gene encoding 30S ribosomal protein S9 translates to MEVISSIGRRKTSIARIYMTSGKGEITVNNKSVEDYFPAGILQTIVRQPLNTVGQDGNFDIKVNVDGGGPAGQAEAIRLALSRALCEVDAENRSPLKKEGFLTRDPRMVERKKYGRRKARRKFQFSKR, encoded by the coding sequence ATGGAAGTAATTAGTTCAATAGGAAGAAGAAAGACCTCAATTGCCAGAATTTATATGACTTCCGGTAAAGGAGAGATCACTGTAAACAACAAGAGTGTGGAGGATTACTTTCCTGCGGGTATTTTACAGACTATCGTTCGCCAGCCGTTAAATACTGTTGGTCAGGATGGTAACTTCGATATTAAGGTTAATGTTGATGGTGGTGGACCTGCTGGTCAGGCAGAAGCTATCAGACTGGCATTATCAAGAGCATTGTGCGAAGTAGATGCTGAGAACAGATCTCCTCTTAAAAAGGAAGGCTTTCTTACCAGAGACCCTAGAATGGTCGAAAGAAAGAAATACGGAAGAAGAAAAG
- the rplM gene encoding 50S ribosomal protein L13, giving the protein MDTLSYKTVSANKATVNKGWVIVDAESKVLGRLASEVARVIRGKHKPDFTPNVDCGDNVIVINADKIKLTGKKWTDKVYISHTGYPGGQRSATPKEVMAKKSSTILVERAVRGMLPKSRLGRVLFKNLYVYEGAEHPHEAQKPKEIKL; this is encoded by the coding sequence GTGGATACTTTAAGTTATAAGACAGTTTCGGCTAACAAGGCAACAGTAAACAAAGGTTGGGTCATCGTTGATGCCGAATCTAAGGTTTTGGGCCGGTTAGCTAGTGAAGTTGCGAGAGTGATCAGAGGAAAACACAAGCCTGATTTTACTCCGAATGTTGATTGTGGAGATAATGTTATCGTTATCAATGCAGATAAAATAAAGCTGACAGGAAAGAAATGGACTGATAAAGTTTACATTTCTCACACCGGTTACCCTGGTGGTCAGAGATCTGCTACTCCAAAGGAAGTTATGGCCAAGAAATCATCTACAATCCTTGTAGAGAGAGCCGTAAGAGGAATGCTCCCTAAATCTAGATTAGGAAGAGTTCTATTCAAGAATTTATACGTTTATGAGGGTGCCGAGCATCCGCATGAAGCTCAAAAACCTAAAGAAATTAAACTATAA
- a CDS encoding RluA family pseudouridine synthase: MAKMKFEDLIIWEDDNYIVINKPAFISTLADRNDTVNILEMARAYHEDAQVCHRLDKETTGALVIARNPEAYRHMSIQFENREVSKIYHAVTDGIHDFDNKEVDRSILKLGNGTVRIDYKGKEAQTFFNTLRAYTAHTLVECKPITGRMHQIRVHLSSIEAPITGDEMYGGKPLYLSSIKRKYNLKKWTEEQPLIKRLALHARSLTFKVLNGKELSIEAPYPKDFRVLVEQLDKNN, translated from the coding sequence ATGGCAAAAATGAAGTTTGAGGATTTAATCATTTGGGAAGACGATAACTACATCGTTATTAATAAACCGGCATTTATTTCTACGCTTGCTGACAGGAATGATACTGTGAATATTCTTGAAATGGCAAGGGCATATCATGAAGATGCCCAGGTGTGCCACCGGTTGGATAAGGAAACCACCGGAGCGTTGGTTATTGCCAGAAACCCTGAAGCATATCGCCACATGTCTATTCAGTTTGAAAACAGGGAAGTGAGCAAGATATACCATGCGGTTACAGACGGCATTCACGACTTTGACAATAAAGAAGTAGACAGGTCGATCCTAAAACTGGGCAACGGAACTGTAAGGATTGATTATAAGGGAAAGGAAGCACAGACCTTTTTTAATACATTAAGAGCGTACACTGCCCACACTTTGGTGGAGTGCAAGCCCATCACCGGCCGCATGCACCAGATCAGAGTACACCTGAGTAGCATAGAAGCTCCGATTACCGGTGATGAAATGTATGGAGGCAAACCTCTGTATTTGTCATCCATCAAGCGGAAGTATAACCTGAAGAAGTGGACAGAGGAACAACCGCTTATTAAAAGGCTTGCATTGCATGCTCGCAGTCTTACCTTCAAAGTACTCAATGGCAAAGAACTCTCTATTGAGGCACCGTACCCTAAAGACTTTAGGGTACTTGTGGAGCAGTTGGATAAGAATAACTGA
- a CDS encoding GEVED domain-containing protein, which translates to MKKNCYFILRKYVLLMILLMGAVSMNYAQTKKPWDVLREGGTYEEIKRATDAYFETHDTGRGSGYKQMQRILYFMKRRSRPDGSIISQDESWKKYAAFKAKAKASSRTNSVNNWSPLGPGRLEQVTTSWAPGVGRIQAFARLENDPNLMYVGSPSGGAWKSTDGGNSWIPIADDLAAIGVSDIVIDYTNPNTVYITTGDPDSWDTYSIGVMKSTDGGITWQSTGLQHDVSQSKALGRIIMHPSNPSILLVAGSDGIYKTTDAGANWTKIYNQRVYDIEFKPGDPNIVYATGPNFLKSTNGGNSFSVVTSGLPSSFSSSYRAFLAVSPAAPGYVYIVYGIGAGAIYRSTDSGSSFTTRKSSGNGYNIMGYTPNDNSSQSWYDLDIAVSPTNYNEVHIGGVVTYRSLDGGANWSQTSKWTHVTGPNGVPAVHPDIHVMEYVGNTLYIGNDGYLVMTTDRGDSWLNLSNGIATRQFYGIGVSRLDHTMVAGGAQDNGTSVYKNSTWYEWLGADGGEAIVDKDNTNVVYGTTQNGGSWYKSTSGGENSISLNGPGTGAWVVPYAQAQDVAGTFYVGLSGGTIKKSSNSMQSWQNAGRAGNATIESIAIAPSNSNYIYAASENGIYRTTNGGSGNWTNITNGLPAIVNYISVHPDNPQKVAVAIRGYSGQKIYISNNAGNSWTNISGTLPDMSANCVVWHKNSANGIYAGMDVGVYYKDDNTGGWVLFSQSLPNVIVNELEIHETAGKIYAGTYGRGLWVADVYSAGGTTAPVAAFAADQTVITEGGSISFTDQSTNSPSQWNWSFQGGTPSTSTGQNPVVTYATAGVYDVTLTVTNSAGNDTETKTGYITVEDPGVTYCASTSSNSSYEHLANVTVGSFSNPSGATNYSDFTSLVIPLAQGGNSISLTPGFSGQAYQEYFRVWVDFNQDGDFDDANELAFDSGSSSQTVQGTLTVPSGALPGTTRLRISMKYSGVPTACESFQYGEVEDYTANIGSGATLPAPSNMSAQAVSSSQIDLSWSDNSADEEAFEIQRSDNGGSYVSITEVDAGVTSYSDQNLQAATSYSYRVRARKQSSYSAYSNSAGATTHQAVSYCAVTNGNPSGQYVRRVRLGSIDNTTTYEADGYSDYTSISATVVQSGSETLVVTPQYTWAGSRAKAWIDWNKDGDFNDAGEEVLSGIGASASYSSTVSIPSGTSGVYRLRVRTTYGETPTPCNDQYHSEMEDYTINVSPSAVAPHRQEEVTAEIKQLVVYPNPTQKTIYIRLTGAQMENAKVSVLNVAGKIVYESNYAGEPIHLDRLVKGVYIVKLMVNDSSYEQKIILE; encoded by the coding sequence ATGAAAAAGAACTGTTACTTCATACTACGGAAGTATGTGCTACTCATGATTTTACTCATGGGAGCCGTAAGCATGAACTACGCCCAAACCAAAAAGCCCTGGGATGTGCTCAGGGAAGGCGGAACCTACGAGGAAATAAAAAGAGCGACCGATGCCTATTTTGAAACCCATGATACCGGAAGAGGTAGTGGCTATAAGCAGATGCAGCGCATTTTATATTTTATGAAGCGCCGCAGCCGACCCGATGGCTCTATCATAAGCCAGGATGAAAGCTGGAAAAAATATGCTGCCTTCAAAGCTAAAGCCAAGGCCAGCTCGCGTACCAATTCTGTCAACAACTGGTCGCCACTCGGTCCAGGAAGGCTGGAGCAGGTAACCACAAGCTGGGCACCCGGCGTGGGCAGGATACAGGCTTTTGCCCGGTTGGAAAACGACCCCAACCTCATGTATGTCGGCTCACCATCCGGCGGAGCCTGGAAATCTACCGACGGAGGTAATTCATGGATACCCATAGCTGATGACCTCGCCGCTATCGGTGTTTCGGATATTGTCATTGATTATACCAACCCCAATACAGTTTATATCACCACCGGAGACCCAGACTCATGGGACACCTACAGTATTGGCGTTATGAAATCAACGGATGGAGGTATCACATGGCAGTCAACAGGCTTGCAACACGATGTGTCTCAAAGCAAGGCTCTCGGCAGGATCATCATGCACCCAAGTAACCCTAGTATTTTGCTGGTAGCAGGTTCAGACGGAATTTACAAAACAACTGATGCCGGGGCGAATTGGACTAAAATTTATAACCAACGTGTATATGATATCGAGTTTAAGCCCGGTGATCCCAATATAGTTTATGCTACAGGGCCTAATTTTTTAAAATCAACTAATGGAGGTAATTCATTTTCAGTAGTCACCAGCGGGCTGCCATCTTCATTTTCATCTTCATACAGAGCATTCCTTGCTGTGAGTCCTGCTGCACCTGGCTACGTTTATATTGTCTATGGCATAGGTGCAGGGGCAATATACAGGTCAACGGACAGTGGCAGCTCCTTCACCACAAGAAAAAGCTCAGGCAACGGATATAACATCATGGGGTATACGCCGAACGACAACAGCAGCCAGTCCTGGTATGATCTGGATATTGCAGTTTCCCCCACCAATTATAATGAAGTACACATTGGCGGTGTTGTAACCTACCGATCGCTTGATGGTGGTGCCAACTGGTCACAAACCTCCAAATGGACCCACGTAACCGGCCCTAACGGAGTGCCTGCCGTACATCCTGATATCCACGTTATGGAATATGTTGGCAATACGCTCTATATTGGAAATGATGGCTATCTTGTTATGACCACCGACCGGGGAGATTCCTGGCTGAACCTCTCCAATGGCATTGCCACACGACAGTTTTATGGTATAGGAGTTTCCAGACTCGACCATACCATGGTAGCTGGCGGAGCTCAGGACAATGGTACCAGCGTGTACAAAAACTCAACCTGGTATGAGTGGCTGGGGGCTGACGGTGGAGAAGCTATTGTTGATAAAGACAATACCAATGTAGTTTATGGTACTACCCAAAACGGCGGGTCATGGTATAAAAGTACTTCCGGTGGAGAGAACTCCATTAGCTTAAATGGCCCGGGTACAGGAGCCTGGGTAGTGCCCTATGCCCAGGCGCAGGATGTTGCCGGCACTTTTTACGTAGGGTTGTCAGGAGGCACAATAAAGAAAAGTAGCAACAGCATGCAGTCTTGGCAAAACGCAGGCCGGGCAGGTAATGCAACCATAGAAAGCATAGCTATCGCTCCGTCTAATTCCAACTATATATATGCAGCATCAGAAAACGGCATTTATCGCACCACCAATGGAGGAAGCGGTAACTGGACCAACATTACCAACGGCTTGCCTGCTATAGTCAATTATATATCAGTCCATCCCGATAATCCTCAAAAAGTGGCAGTAGCTATCAGGGGGTACAGCGGACAAAAAATATATATATCTAACAATGCCGGTAACAGTTGGACAAACATTTCAGGTACATTGCCAGATATGAGTGCCAATTGCGTAGTATGGCATAAAAATTCTGCCAATGGCATCTATGCAGGTATGGATGTAGGCGTTTATTATAAAGATGACAATACCGGAGGCTGGGTTCTGTTCTCCCAAAGCCTTCCTAATGTAATTGTCAACGAACTGGAAATCCACGAAACGGCCGGAAAGATTTATGCAGGTACATACGGTCGTGGACTCTGGGTTGCGGATGTCTACTCCGCAGGAGGCACAACAGCCCCGGTAGCAGCCTTTGCTGCTGACCAAACTGTGATTACTGAAGGCGGTAGCATCAGCTTCACGGACCAATCTACCAATTCACCAAGTCAATGGAACTGGAGTTTCCAGGGAGGTACACCTTCAACCAGTACCGGGCAAAACCCTGTAGTTACCTATGCAACGGCAGGTGTTTATGATGTAACACTTACCGTAACCAACAGCGCCGGTAATGATACGGAAACTAAAACCGGCTACATTACGGTGGAAGATCCCGGGGTAACATATTGTGCAAGCACCAGTAGTAACTCATCTTACGAGCACCTTGCCAATGTGACCGTTGGAAGCTTTTCTAACCCTTCAGGTGCTACCAATTACTCTGATTTTACCAGTCTCGTTATTCCACTTGCCCAGGGAGGCAACAGCATATCCCTTACGCCAGGATTCAGTGGCCAGGCCTATCAGGAGTACTTCAGGGTATGGGTAGATTTCAATCAGGATGGAGATTTTGACGATGCCAACGAACTGGCTTTTGACTCAGGAAGCAGTAGCCAGACCGTACAAGGCACACTCACTGTACCTTCGGGAGCATTACCGGGAACAACAAGGCTTCGGATATCCATGAAGTACAGCGGAGTGCCCACGGCTTGCGAAAGCTTTCAGTATGGGGAAGTGGAGGATTATACAGCCAATATAGGATCCGGAGCTACCCTTCCTGCGCCATCCAATATGTCAGCACAAGCCGTTTCCAGTTCTCAGATTGACCTCTCATGGAGCGACAACTCTGCGGATGAAGAAGCATTTGAAATTCAGCGTTCTGATAACGGTGGCTCTTATGTTTCCATCACCGAAGTTGATGCAGGTGTTACGTCCTATTCTGACCAGAACCTTCAGGCAGCAACCAGCTACAGCTACAGGGTCAGGGCCAGAAAGCAAAGCAGTTATTCAGCCTATTCAAACAGTGCAGGTGCTACCACACATCAGGCAGTATCATATTGTGCTGTAACCAATGGCAACCCCTCAGGCCAGTATGTAAGACGTGTCAGGTTGGGAAGCATAGACAACACCACAACATATGAAGCAGATGGCTACTCGGATTACACCAGTATATCTGCCACCGTGGTTCAGAGTGGTTCGGAAACACTGGTGGTCACTCCGCAATACACCTGGGCAGGATCAAGGGCCAAGGCATGGATAGACTGGAATAAGGATGGAGATTTTAATGATGCAGGCGAAGAAGTGCTGAGTGGAATAGGAGCCTCTGCATCATATTCATCTACCGTGTCGATCCCTTCAGGAACCAGTGGGGTGTACAGGCTAAGAGTGAGGACTACCTACGGAGAAACTCCAACGCCATGCAATGACCAGTACCATAGTGAAATGGAAGACTACACCATCAACGTGTCTCCGTCAGCAGTAGCACCGCATCGGCAAGAAGAGGTCACTGCCGAAATCAAGCAACTGGTGGTATATCCGAACCCAACCCAGAAAACCATTTATATCAGGCTGACCGGAGCGCAAATGGAAAACGCAAAAGTGAGCGTATTGAATGTAGCAGGAAAGATAGTCTACGAAAGCAATTACGCCGGCGAACCCATTCATCTCGACAGGCTGGTCAAAGGAGTTTATATTGTGAAGCTGATGGTAAACGATAGCAGCTATGAGCAGAAAATAATCCTGGAGTAG
- the darG gene encoding type II toxin-antitoxin system antitoxin DNA ADP-ribosyl glycohydrolase DarG, which translates to MIKYLTGNILDSKAEALVNTVNTVGVMGKGIALQFKKTYPNNFKAYSQACKDEQIDIGKLFVTKDRNLSTGEKYIINFPTKKNWRKPSEYEYIEKGLEDLLNVIDTYKIKSIAIPPLGAGNGGLDWQKVKKIISKYLDQVDAEIIVYEPSTLIKEKLKSERVKLTDARALLLYVLFDLVRNGEYISEFSSEKVAYFLQKFGARKYFKLTYQPNFYGPYSGKVRFLLNALNGSYIMGYSDMNKKPFEPLTLIADGYEEVRRFVEAKPELKKIAENTIEFLNGFYSDFALELLSSIDFISEQEKSLDRNIINERLESWSDRKRSMFSNPKYLDISLQHLSKVQRSL; encoded by the coding sequence ATGATCAAGTATTTAACAGGAAATATTCTCGATAGTAAAGCCGAGGCACTAGTGAACACAGTTAATACAGTTGGTGTCATGGGAAAGGGTATCGCTTTGCAATTCAAGAAAACTTATCCTAACAACTTCAAGGCATATAGCCAAGCGTGTAAAGACGAACAAATTGATATTGGTAAGTTGTTCGTAACAAAAGATAGGAATTTAAGCACTGGTGAGAAATACATTATCAATTTTCCAACTAAGAAAAACTGGAGAAAACCTTCAGAATATGAATATATCGAAAAAGGTCTGGAAGATCTATTAAATGTTATAGACACCTATAAAATCAAAAGTATAGCCATTCCTCCGTTGGGTGCCGGTAATGGTGGTTTAGATTGGCAAAAAGTAAAAAAGATAATTTCAAAATATTTGGATCAAGTTGATGCAGAAATTATAGTCTATGAACCATCGACTTTAATTAAGGAAAAGCTAAAGAGCGAAAGAGTGAAGCTGACAGACGCAAGAGCGTTACTGTTATATGTTTTATTCGATTTGGTGAGAAACGGAGAGTACATATCTGAGTTCTCTAGTGAGAAAGTGGCCTATTTTCTTCAGAAATTTGGAGCAAGGAAATATTTTAAATTAACGTACCAGCCCAACTTTTATGGACCATATTCAGGCAAAGTCAGATTTTTGCTAAATGCTCTAAATGGGAGTTATATCATGGGGTATAGCGATATGAATAAAAAACCTTTTGAGCCATTAACCCTAATTGCTGATGGGTATGAAGAGGTCAGGAGATTTGTAGAAGCTAAACCTGAGCTCAAGAAAATTGCAGAAAATACTATTGAATTCCTCAATGGATTCTATTCGGATTTTGCACTTGAGCTACTTTCATCTATTGATTTCATATCTGAACAAGAAAAAAGCTTAGATCGAAATATCATAAACGAGAGACTAGAGTCATGGAGTGATAGGAAACGCTCAATGTTCTCTAATCCTAAGTACTTAGATATCTCACTCCAACATCTTAGTAAAGTGCAACGATCATTGTAA
- a CDS encoding DUF4433 domain-containing protein, whose amino-acid sequence MNLSQIKIYRILHIENIPHILENGITHKNSPSANSDFVGIGDVSLIDNRNTRRVHVDNGNTFNTIETITLGDFTPFYFGVKMPMLYVIQQGGNFVEKANKPEDIIYVACSIESIINSDLIYYFSDGHATDFLTTFYNKDRVDQLPLIVDWPSVKMPYWGGQENLDIKRKKQAEFLVQGDIPPDFIIGFGCYNDSAKQKLMEFGIDKELVKVIPNAYY is encoded by the coding sequence ATGAATTTGAGCCAAATCAAAATCTATAGAATTCTGCACATTGAGAACATTCCTCATATTCTTGAGAACGGTATAACTCATAAGAATTCACCAAGCGCCAATTCTGATTTCGTGGGAATTGGAGATGTTAGCCTTATTGATAATAGGAATACTAGACGAGTACATGTTGATAATGGAAATACTTTTAACACAATCGAAACCATAACGCTCGGTGATTTTACACCTTTTTACTTTGGTGTTAAGATGCCAATGCTGTATGTAATTCAGCAAGGAGGAAACTTCGTTGAAAAAGCAAATAAACCAGAAGATATCATTTATGTGGCATGCTCCATTGAATCAATAATAAACTCAGACCTCATATATTACTTTTCTGATGGTCATGCAACAGACTTCTTAACAACCTTCTATAATAAAGATAGAGTAGATCAACTACCACTGATTGTGGATTGGCCATCTGTCAAAATGCCTTATTGGGGAGGACAAGAAAATCTTGACATTAAAAGAAAGAAACAAGCCGAATTCTTGGTGCAAGGTGATATTCCACCTGACTTTATTATAGGATTTGGTTGTTATAATGATTCAGCTAAACAAAAATTGATGGAATTCGGAATAGATAAAGAATTAGTTAAAGTCATTCCTAATGCTTATTATTAA